The Chloroflexi bacterium ADurb.Bin180 genome has a window encoding:
- the femX gene encoding Lipid II:glycine glycyltransferase: MEIRSSLVSAFDPVQWDAFSKEAETGHLLQSWGWGELKAPFGWLPIRVAVLEHGHIVAAAQVLCRHLPLDLVTLAYMPRGPMLSQPLSLRSPDSELIEAVLATCRRRRAVMLKLEPEWRDTEVARQWMSAWRLSASSWSVQPRRTVLVDLRLDEDDILAQMKPKTRYNIRLAERKGIVVAQGTADDLSDFYRLLRVTGERASFGVHTLDYYRRAWSLFRERDSVALFLARYSGRTLAAILVIAWGKTAYYMYGGSSDEERQRMPTYLLQWEAMRWAKARGCQLYDLWGIPDVDESKVGEDIQAAEASGVLSHGMGGLYRFKRGFGGQETRYIGACDAVLNPVLYPLMMALRTHRNQAQQAQ, translated from the coding sequence ATGGAGATCCGATCCTCGCTGGTCAGTGCATTCGATCCCGTACAGTGGGACGCTTTTTCAAAGGAAGCAGAAACCGGCCACCTGCTTCAGTCGTGGGGCTGGGGAGAACTGAAGGCGCCCTTTGGCTGGCTGCCCATTCGTGTAGCCGTTCTGGAGCACGGGCACATCGTTGCCGCCGCCCAGGTCCTTTGCCGCCACCTTCCGCTGGACTTGGTCACACTAGCCTATATGCCACGCGGGCCAATGTTGAGCCAGCCGCTCTCGCTTCGTTCGCCTGATTCCGAGCTAATCGAGGCCGTTCTGGCGACCTGCCGGCGCCGGCGCGCAGTGATGCTCAAGCTAGAGCCAGAATGGCGAGACACAGAAGTGGCCCGTCAATGGATGTCTGCCTGGCGGCTCTCGGCGAGCAGTTGGTCAGTGCAGCCCAGGCGAACCGTACTGGTCGACCTCCGCCTGGACGAAGATGATATTCTGGCTCAGATGAAGCCCAAGACCCGCTACAACATCCGCCTTGCCGAGCGCAAGGGCATCGTCGTTGCGCAGGGGACCGCCGACGACTTGTCTGACTTTTATCGGTTGCTGCGCGTGACCGGCGAGAGGGCCAGTTTCGGGGTCCACACCCTCGATTACTATCGTCGCGCCTGGAGCCTTTTCCGCGAGCGCGACAGCGTGGCTTTGTTCCTGGCCAGGTACTCCGGGCGCACGCTGGCGGCAATTCTGGTCATCGCCTGGGGCAAGACGGCCTACTATATGTATGGCGGCTCCTCGGACGAAGAGCGGCAGCGCATGCCCACTTATCTCTTGCAGTGGGAGGCGATGCGCTGGGCCAAAGCAAGGGGCTGTCAGCTCTATGATCTGTGGGGCATTCCCGATGTCGACGAGAGCAAAGTCGGTGAGGATATTCAGGCCGCGGAGGCCAGCGGCGTCCTCAGTCACGGAATGGGTGGGCTCTACCGCTTCAAGCGCGGCTTTGGTGGCCAGGAGACCCGCTACATCGGCGCCTGTGACGCGGTGCTCAATCCCGTTCTGTACCCCCTGATGATGGCGCTGCGGACGCACCGCAACCAGGCACAGCAGGCACAATGA
- the ino1 gene encoding Inositol-3-phosphate synthase has protein sequence MGKIRVAIIGVGNCASSLVQGVQFYRNAPEDEFVPGLMHVRLGGYHIGDIEFSAAFDIDVNKVGKDLSEAIFTSPNNTFKFSDVPHLGVPVSRGMTHDGLGKYLKEIITKAPGPTSDVVGILKETKTDVVVSYLPVGSEMATKWYVEQILEAGCGFVNCIPVFIAREEYWQKRFRDRGLPMIGDDIKSQVGATITHRVLTTLFRERGVHLDRTYQLNFGGNTDFYNMLERERLESKKISKTNAVTSMLDYGLGPENVHVGPSDHVPWLTDRKWCYIRMEGTTFGNVPLNLECKLEVWDSPNSAGVVVDAIRCCKLALERGLSGTLYGPSAYLMKSPPAQYPDEKARQMTEDFIAGK, from the coding sequence GTGGGCAAGATTCGGGTAGCGATCATTGGTGTAGGTAACTGCGCGTCTTCACTGGTTCAGGGCGTGCAGTTCTATCGTAACGCTCCGGAGGACGAGTTCGTACCAGGCCTTATGCACGTACGACTGGGCGGCTACCACATTGGCGACATCGAGTTCAGTGCCGCATTCGACATCGATGTGAACAAGGTGGGCAAGGACCTCTCCGAGGCCATATTCACCTCGCCCAACAACACCTTCAAGTTCAGCGATGTGCCGCACCTTGGGGTGCCGGTGTCGCGAGGTATGACCCACGATGGTCTGGGCAAGTACTTGAAGGAGATCATCACCAAGGCGCCCGGACCAACGTCTGATGTAGTGGGCATCCTGAAGGAAACCAAGACTGATGTGGTGGTGAGCTACCTGCCCGTGGGCAGCGAGATGGCCACCAAATGGTACGTGGAGCAGATTCTGGAGGCCGGATGCGGCTTTGTGAACTGCATTCCTGTCTTTATCGCGCGTGAGGAGTACTGGCAGAAGCGGTTCAGGGACCGCGGCCTGCCCATGATCGGCGACGATATCAAGTCCCAGGTCGGTGCGACGATCACCCATCGGGTACTGACGACGCTGTTCCGCGAGCGTGGCGTTCACCTCGACCGCACCTATCAGCTCAACTTTGGCGGCAATACGGACTTTTACAACATGCTCGAGCGCGAACGACTGGAATCGAAAAAGATCTCGAAAACCAACGCTGTCACCAGCATGCTCGACTATGGTCTGGGCCCGGAGAATGTACACGTTGGCCCCAGCGACCACGTGCCGTGGCTTACCGACCGCAAATGGTGCTACATTCGTATGGAAGGCACCACGTTTGGCAACGTGCCGCTCAATCTCGAGTGCAAGCTTGAGGTATGGGATTCACCCAACTCGGCGGGGGTAGTGGTCGATGCCATCCGTTGCTGCAAGCTGGCCCTCGAGCGGGGCCTCAGTGGCACTCTGTACGGCCCATCGGCCTATCTGATGAAGTCTCCTCCCGCGCAGTATCCGGATGAGAAGGCGCGACAGATGACCGAGGATTTCATCGCCGGCAAGTAA